AGATGATTCAAATAGTTAATAAACATTACTGGCATAGCTTTAAATCCTTCCCTGTAGAGTGTTGGTGAGAAGTCTGTAAGCAGACGGCAAATCAGAGGTAAACCACACAACCAGGTCAAATGTAAGCAATAAAGATTTATTAATTTGCTTCAAAGAATGTCACTATTGCAACAGCTGCAATAGATATCAAAATGCTTTGTGGTGTACATGAAGGGCAAAGGGTTTGCTGCTGGCGGGGAGTAAGGCGGCCGAGGTCAGGGTTCATGACAGGGAAGAGTCACAAGCTTAGTTGACGGGGTGAAAAGCGCCCCTCTGATGCCACTGCATGTCTCTGATGCGCCTCACCGACTGGATCTGAGGAATCTGGGCTCCGAACTCAACGCTGTCCTTATACTCCCCCTTTTCAAACAGGTACTGATAGCCTCTGTAGCCTGGATACTGATAGCCCACCCAACTGgagcaccagcagcagagagtgagggagaagtGAGAAGACACAGTTAGAGGTCAAAGGACAGTGAAAAGAGTATCATACAACATTTTCTTGCACGGTGGACTCACGTGCCACTCTGAACCCGAACAGAAGAAACCTTCTCCTGGTAGCCGTGTGCGTGAAAGCTGGGGACATCGTCATCTATGATTTCTATCTTCTTCCCTGCAAAGCTGGGGTTTTCGTAAAGGACAATCTTGTGCTCCTGGCTGTCCTGAGAGAGCAACAAAACAATCCAGTGGGTGATTTGTTGAGCCACTGTTGGGATgactgatggggggggggggtaaaaaaaagtgtgctGTCTTACCACTTTAATCGGGCGGAATGCAACAATGGTGTCACTGCGCCTGCTGTTGGTC
This genomic window from Seriola aureovittata isolate HTS-2021-v1 ecotype China chromosome 5, ASM2101889v1, whole genome shotgun sequence contains:
- the crybb2 gene encoding beta-crystallin B2; translated protein: MATDHQNPASKQQQPGTSAFKLVIYEQENFQGRCHELTGPCNNLQEAGVEKVGSILVLCGPWVGYEQASCKGEQYVFEKGEYPRWDSWTNSRRSDTIVAFRPIKVDSQEHKIVLYENPSFAGKKIEIIDDDVPSFHAHGYQEKVSSVRVQSGTWVGYQYPGYRGYQYLFEKGEYKDSVEFGAQIPQIQSVRRIRDMQWHQRGAFHPVN